The genomic window GCTTTGGCTTTCTGTACGAGTTCTTCTACGGAAAGGGTGCCGTAACGCAGGCTGTGGAAGGAATGGCAATTAAGGTACATAGCAAAAAGGTTAAAGTGTTGTTTTATGTTCAAAATCAAATCCCGAAGCCCTGCCGACAGCATCCGCTCCGAAACGGTTTTTAAGGTAATCCATGGTCTGGTATAAATTCATCTGTTCTTCAGTGTCTTCAAAGAGATTCATCTGATGGCTGCCATGAACCAGATCGGTAAATCGTAGGCCAATCAGTCGAATCCGCATCCTGCGGGTATACAGCCGGTTAAACAACTCCAGGGCTATTCTTGATAAGGTATGGTCTGCCGAAGTATAGGCTACCCGGCTCTGTTTGGTTTCAGTGTCGAAATTGGCATAGCGGATCTTCACAACAACCGTTGAAGTAAGCCATTTTTCCTGCCGCAGCTGATAGGCCAGCTTTTCCGACATCCTGGTGAGGATTCTTTTTAACTCCGGAATATCGATGGTATCCGTAGAAAATGTTTTTTCTGTAGAAATAGACTTTCGCTCGGAATACGGGATTACTGGGTTTTCGTCGATGCCATTGGCTTTTTTCCACAGTTCTTTTCCATTGATCCCGATCATCTGCTGGAGCACCAGAACAGGCATTTCAGACAAGGTTTGAATGGTACGGATACCTACCCGGGAGAGAAGCTGGAAAGTTTTATCGCCAACCATCGGAATTTTCCTGATGGAAAGAGGATTTAAAAAAGGACGGATTTCCGTTTGCGGGATTTCCATTTTTCCGGCAGGCTTGGCTTCTCCGGTTCCTATTTTGGAAACAGTCTTGTTGGCAGACAAGGCAAAGCTTATGGGAAGCCCTGTTTCTTTTTTTACAGCAGATACGATTTCCTGGGTCCACTGGTAACAGCCGAAAAATTTGTCCATCCCGGAAAGATCCAGATAAAATTCATCGATGCTCGCCTTTTCCATGACTGGCACTTTTCCCTGGATAATATCCGTTACGGTGTGGGATAAATTGGAATACAGCTCATAATCCCCTTTGATGATCTTAGCCTCCGGACAAAGCCTCAGCGCCATCCGGATCGGCATAGCGGATCTTATCCCAAATTGCCGGGCTTCATAGGAACATGACGCAACCACTCCACGGTCGCCGCCTCCGATAATAAGGGGAATACCGTCAAGCTGAGAGTTATTGAGTCTCTCACAGGATACAAAAAATGCATCCAAGTCCATATGTACAATCGCTCGATCCACATGACAAAAATAGTTACGTTTTTAAACAAAATTTGTATTTTTGTTGTTACAAATTATAACAATGTCAGTTTTTTCAGATAACATCAGGTTTTTGAGAGGTAAGAAAGAGATTACCCAGCAGGATTTGGCGGATACTTTAATTATCACCCGGTCGCGGTATGTTTCTTACGAAGACGGGCGATCGGAACCGCCGATTGAAGTATTGGTGAAGATTTCAAAGTTTTTTAATGTAAGCATTGATCTTCTCGT from Chryseobacterium sp. SORGH_AS_0447 includes these protein-coding regions:
- the dinB gene encoding DNA polymerase IV, with amino-acid sequence MDRAIVHMDLDAFFVSCERLNNSQLDGIPLIIGGGDRGVVASCSYEARQFGIRSAMPIRMALRLCPEAKIIKGDYELYSNLSHTVTDIIQGKVPVMEKASIDEFYLDLSGMDKFFGCYQWTQEIVSAVKKETGLPISFALSANKTVSKIGTGEAKPAGKMEIPQTEIRPFLNPLSIRKIPMVGDKTFQLLSRVGIRTIQTLSEMPVLVLQQMIGINGKELWKKANGIDENPVIPYSERKSISTEKTFSTDTIDIPELKRILTRMSEKLAYQLRQEKWLTSTVVVKIRYANFDTETKQSRVAYTSADHTLSRIALELFNRLYTRRMRIRLIGLRFTDLVHGSHQMNLFEDTEEQMNLYQTMDYLKNRFGADAVGRASGFDFEHKTTL